The proteins below come from a single Arthrobacter sp. B1I2 genomic window:
- the qcrB gene encoding cytochrome bc1 complex cytochrome b subunit, with translation MSAASTAEPAFVAKTKTGRITDFVDSRVGGSGILREFGRKVFPDHWSFMFGEVALYSFVILLLSGTFLTFFFDPSMAETHYDGGYVPLKGVEMSVAYSSSLNISFDIRGGLFMRQVHHWAALLFVASIAVHMLRVFFTGAFRRPREMNWVVGCVLLILAMAAGFTGYSLPDDLLSGNGLRIIDGVIKSIPVVGTYISFFLFGGEFPGTAIISRLYMLHILLVPALILLMIVAHLFMVVVHKHTQYPGPGRNDNNVVGYPLGPVYAAKAGGFFFIVFGVIALMAAFFTINPIWNYGPYDPSPVSAGTQPDWYIGFVDGALRLMPGTLGNWHVEQVFFGYVFTFNVLLPALVPAGILFTVMFAYPWIERWVTKDDREHHVLDRPRNAPTRTAIGMAGFVWYCVMWAAAGSDLIATHFGVSLNDVTYWLRALFFIGPVIAFVVTKRVALALQRKDREIALHGRETGRIVRLPHGEFIEVHAPLDEYKRYKLVGFESPQVLPAVPNEHGVVTRKEKRRAFLSRWFFEDRVAPATPAELESAHGHGHEAVEAAEGSKSLTH, from the coding sequence ATGAGCGCAGCGTCAACAGCTGAGCCGGCTTTCGTCGCCAAAACCAAGACAGGCAGGATCACCGACTTCGTCGACTCACGTGTTGGCGGGTCGGGGATCCTCCGTGAGTTCGGCCGCAAGGTCTTCCCGGACCACTGGTCGTTCATGTTCGGTGAAGTGGCGCTGTACTCCTTCGTCATCCTGCTGCTCTCGGGCACCTTCCTGACGTTCTTCTTCGATCCCTCCATGGCGGAGACCCACTACGACGGCGGCTACGTTCCCCTGAAGGGCGTGGAGATGTCGGTGGCGTACAGCTCCTCGCTGAACATCTCCTTCGACATCCGCGGCGGACTCTTCATGCGCCAGGTGCACCACTGGGCAGCCCTGCTGTTCGTGGCTTCCATCGCGGTCCACATGTTGAGGGTCTTCTTCACCGGTGCGTTCCGGCGCCCGCGTGAAATGAACTGGGTTGTGGGCTGCGTCCTGCTGATCCTGGCCATGGCTGCCGGCTTCACCGGCTACTCGCTACCCGATGACCTGCTGTCCGGTAACGGCCTGCGCATCATCGACGGCGTCATCAAGTCGATCCCGGTTGTCGGAACCTACATCTCCTTCTTCCTGTTCGGTGGGGAATTCCCCGGTACTGCCATCATCAGCCGCCTGTACATGCTGCACATCCTGCTGGTACCGGCATTGATCCTGCTGATGATCGTGGCGCACCTGTTCATGGTCGTCGTCCACAAGCACACGCAGTACCCCGGCCCGGGACGCAACGACAACAACGTTGTCGGCTACCCCCTCGGTCCTGTCTACGCAGCCAAGGCCGGTGGATTCTTCTTCATTGTGTTCGGCGTAATCGCGTTGATGGCCGCGTTCTTCACCATCAACCCGATCTGGAACTACGGTCCCTACGACCCCTCCCCTGTGTCGGCAGGCACGCAGCCTGACTGGTACATCGGCTTTGTTGACGGCGCGCTGCGATTGATGCCGGGCACGCTCGGCAACTGGCACGTGGAGCAGGTCTTCTTCGGATACGTCTTCACGTTCAACGTCCTGCTGCCGGCCCTGGTGCCGGCGGGAATCCTGTTCACCGTGATGTTTGCCTACCCGTGGATCGAGCGTTGGGTGACCAAGGACGACCGTGAGCACCACGTCCTGGACCGCCCGAGGAACGCCCCCACCCGGACCGCCATCGGCATGGCAGGGTTCGTCTGGTACTGCGTCATGTGGGCCGCTGCCGGTTCCGACCTCATCGCAACCCACTTCGGTGTCTCCCTGAATGACGTCACCTACTGGCTGCGCGCACTGTTCTTCATCGGCCCGGTTATCGCCTTCGTGGTCACCAAGCGCGTCGCCCTTGCACTGCAGCGCAAGGACCGCGAGATTGCCCTGCATGGCCGGGAAACGGGCCGCATCGTCCGGCTCCCCCACGGTGAATTCATCGAGGTTCACGCGCCGCTGGATGAGTACAAGCGCTACAAGCTGGTTGGCTTCGAGTCGCCCCAGGTCCTTCCGGCCGTACCCAACGAGCACGGCGTCGTGACCCGCAAGGAAAAGCGCCGCGCGTTCCTTTCCCGCTGGTTCTTCGAGGACCGCGTCGCTCCCGCCACGCCTGCTGAGCTTGAGTCGGCACACGGCCACGGCCACGAGGCCGTTGAAGCGGCAGAGGGAAGCAAGAGCCTGACGCACTAG
- the qcrA gene encoding cytochrome bc1 complex Rieske iron-sulfur subunit encodes MGNHSDGSPNHSGTVATAGQNEVEKFQDPGIPPHRLRLADTDPKAAKRAERQVALLFGISVVGTLIFLVAYFAIDLGDDSSIATIRLQNALLGVGTAFAMLGIGTGIVHWAKALMPDHEVSEERHAIRYEEDRQAAVRIVDDIVEETGIKRRPLIRNTLLGAVALAPLPAVAIFGDLGPRPDDKLAHTMWAPQDGKRKRLTRDPDGTPIKASDVTIGSAFHVIPEGLNELEEGKLNEKAKAVVLLMRLDPASLNPSEGREEWGYNGIVAYSKICTHVGCPVALYEQQTHHLLCPCHQSTFDLTQECKVIFGPASRPLPQLPIAVDDEGYLVATSDFHEPVGPSYWERDSHERSVNS; translated from the coding sequence ATGGGCAACCATAGTGACGGCAGTCCGAACCACTCGGGCACCGTAGCTACGGCTGGTCAGAATGAGGTGGAGAAGTTCCAGGATCCTGGAATTCCCCCGCATCGTTTGCGCCTGGCTGACACGGACCCGAAGGCCGCAAAGCGGGCAGAACGGCAGGTCGCCTTACTATTTGGCATTTCTGTTGTTGGGACCCTGATTTTCCTGGTGGCGTACTTCGCCATTGATCTGGGTGATGATTCCAGCATTGCCACCATCCGGCTCCAGAACGCCCTGCTCGGCGTGGGCACTGCCTTCGCCATGCTGGGTATCGGTACCGGCATCGTCCACTGGGCCAAGGCCTTGATGCCCGATCACGAAGTCTCCGAAGAACGCCACGCGATCCGTTACGAAGAGGACCGGCAGGCTGCTGTCCGCATCGTCGACGACATCGTGGAAGAGACCGGCATCAAGCGCCGTCCACTGATCCGCAACACCCTGCTCGGTGCCGTTGCGCTTGCGCCGCTTCCCGCCGTCGCCATCTTCGGTGACCTCGGACCCCGCCCGGACGACAAGCTCGCACACACCATGTGGGCCCCGCAGGACGGCAAGCGCAAGCGCCTGACCCGTGACCCTGACGGAACCCCCATCAAGGCTTCGGACGTCACCATCGGTTCGGCCTTCCACGTCATCCCGGAAGGGCTGAACGAACTCGAGGAGGGCAAGCTCAACGAGAAGGCAAAAGCCGTTGTGCTGCTCATGCGTCTTGATCCTGCGTCGCTGAACCCGTCCGAGGGCCGCGAAGAGTGGGGCTACAACGGCATCGTTGCCTACTCGAAGATCTGCACCCACGTTGGCTGCCCCGTTGCTCTGTACGAGCAGCAGACGCACCACCTGCTGTGCCCGTGCCATCAGTCCACCTTTGACCTCACGCAAGAGTGCAAGGTGATCTTCGGCCCCGCCAGCCGTCCTCTCCCCCAGCTGCCCATCGCAGTTGATGACGAGGGCTACCTGGTCGCTACCAGCGACTTCCATGAACCCGTAGGACCAAGTTACTGGGAGCGTGATTCGCATGAGCGCAGCGTCAACAGCTGA
- the qcrC gene encoding cytochrome bc1 complex diheme cytochrome c subunit has product MKALSQKRRHPLAAIALLLMGLLITGGLYAVATTVNEAKASTTTFSANDAEEGGKLFAANCATCHGMGASGSKDGPSLVGVGAAAVDFQVGTGRMPMQMNGPQALKKPVQFNDEQTHQLAAYVASLGAGPAIPAEDLTNGGGDAAAGGELFRTNCAMCHNAAAAGGALTRGKFAPALADVSGKHIYEAMATGPQNMPVFNDANITPEGKKDVITFLKQIETTGSPGGADLGSLGPVAEGLFVWIAGLGVIIAFTIWLTSRTS; this is encoded by the coding sequence GTGAAGGCACTCTCACAAAAGCGGCGTCACCCACTCGCAGCAATAGCGCTGCTTCTGATGGGGCTCCTCATCACGGGTGGGTTGTACGCCGTGGCAACCACCGTCAACGAGGCCAAAGCTTCCACCACCACCTTCAGTGCGAATGACGCGGAAGAGGGCGGAAAGCTCTTCGCCGCCAACTGCGCCACCTGCCACGGTATGGGTGCCAGTGGTTCCAAGGACGGCCCCTCGCTGGTGGGTGTCGGTGCCGCGGCTGTTGACTTCCAGGTGGGCACCGGGCGCATGCCGATGCAGATGAACGGCCCCCAGGCCCTCAAAAAGCCCGTCCAGTTTAATGACGAACAGACCCACCAGCTTGCAGCCTATGTGGCTTCCCTGGGAGCCGGCCCGGCAATTCCTGCAGAAGACCTGACAAACGGTGGCGGCGACGCCGCAGCCGGCGGCGAGCTCTTCCGCACCAACTGCGCGATGTGCCACAACGCTGCCGCTGCCGGTGGTGCACTGACCCGGGGCAAGTTCGCACCCGCCCTGGCCGACGTATCCGGCAAGCACATCTACGAAGCCATGGCCACGGGCCCGCAGAACATGCCGGTATTCAATGACGCCAACATCACTCCCGAAGGCAAGAAGGACGTCATCACCTTCCTGAAGCAGATCGAGACCACCGGTTCGCCGGGCGGCGCCGACCTGGGATCGCTTGGCCCCGTCGCTGAAGGTCTGTTCGTTTGGATTGCCGGTCTTGGCGTCATCATCGCCTTTACCATCTGGCTGACCTCCAGGACGTCCTGA
- the ctaE gene encoding aa3-type cytochrome oxidase subunit III, protein MTSATHAPSTPAHPTLNRPNMVSVGTVVWLSSELMFFAGLFAMYFTLRSTSGQMWAEETAKLNFPFALVNTIVLVASSFTCQMGVFAAERLQPRRAGGALQFARWGMNEWFTLTFIMGAFFVAGQTTEYAMLVSEHVSLSSNAYGSAFYMTTGFHGLHVIGGLIAFLLIMGRSFAAKKFGHFEATSAIVTSYYWHFVDVVWIGLFLVIYVLK, encoded by the coding sequence GTGACATCTGCGACCCATGCCCCCAGTACCCCGGCGCACCCCACGCTGAACCGCCCCAACATGGTTTCTGTCGGAACCGTTGTGTGGCTGTCCAGCGAGTTGATGTTCTTCGCCGGTCTCTTTGCCATGTACTTCACGCTGCGCTCCACGAGTGGCCAGATGTGGGCGGAAGAGACAGCGAAGCTCAACTTCCCCTTTGCGCTCGTCAACACGATCGTCCTCGTGGCCAGTTCCTTCACTTGCCAGATGGGCGTCTTCGCTGCAGAGCGGCTGCAGCCCCGGCGAGCCGGCGGTGCCCTTCAGTTCGCCCGCTGGGGAATGAACGAATGGTTCACCCTGACGTTCATCATGGGTGCGTTCTTCGTTGCCGGCCAGACCACCGAATACGCGATGCTGGTTTCCGAGCATGTCTCGCTCTCCTCCAACGCCTACGGCTCTGCCTTCTACATGACCACGGGCTTCCACGGCCTCCACGTCATCGGCGGCCTGATTGCCTTCCTGCTCATCATGGGCCGGTCCTTCGCCGCGAAGAAGTTCGGACACTTTGAAGCAACGTCGGCGATCGTCACCTCTTACTACTGGCACTTCGTTGATGTTGTGTGGATCGGCCTCTTCCTGGTCATCTACGTACTCAAGTAG
- the trpD gene encoding anthranilate phosphoribosyltransferase — protein sequence MTSQASAASGNTWPRLISALIKGNDLTAENTSWAMDAIMSGEATPAQIAGFLVALSAKGETVDELSGLVEAMLAHANPVSISGEKLDIVGTGGDQLNTVNISTMAALVAAGAGAKVVKHGNRAASSSSGSADVLEALGVRLDLSIGQVARNAEEAGITFCFAQVFHPSFRHTAVPRRELAIPTAFNFLGPLTNPANVQASAVGVANARMAPLVAGVLARRGSRGLVFRGNDGLDELTTTGPSTVWEIRDGAVNELLFSPQDLGISLATVEQLRGGDAAANAGVVRDVLAGKAGPARDAVLVNAAAGLVAFDREAEGPFLARMQRAFARAAQSIDSGAAAAVLDRWVSLSRA from the coding sequence GTGACTTCACAGGCATCTGCAGCGTCCGGCAACACCTGGCCCCGGCTGATCTCGGCCCTGATCAAGGGCAACGACCTTACGGCGGAGAACACGTCCTGGGCCATGGACGCCATCATGTCCGGCGAAGCCACGCCGGCCCAGATCGCCGGTTTCCTGGTGGCCCTCAGCGCCAAGGGCGAAACCGTGGACGAGCTGTCCGGCCTGGTCGAGGCGATGCTTGCCCACGCCAACCCGGTGTCGATTTCCGGGGAAAAACTCGACATTGTCGGCACCGGTGGTGACCAACTCAACACCGTCAACATCTCCACAATGGCCGCGCTTGTCGCTGCCGGCGCCGGAGCGAAGGTGGTCAAGCACGGCAACCGGGCTGCGTCGTCGTCGTCCGGGTCCGCTGACGTGCTCGAAGCGCTTGGTGTCCGCCTCGACCTGTCCATCGGGCAGGTGGCCCGGAACGCCGAAGAGGCGGGTATCACGTTCTGTTTTGCGCAGGTCTTCCACCCGTCATTCCGACATACGGCCGTGCCCCGCCGCGAACTGGCGATACCCACGGCATTCAACTTCCTGGGACCGCTCACCAACCCGGCCAATGTGCAGGCTTCGGCCGTAGGTGTCGCAAACGCGCGGATGGCGCCGCTCGTTGCGGGCGTCCTGGCCCGGCGGGGGAGCAGGGGGCTGGTGTTCCGGGGCAATGACGGCCTGGACGAGCTCACCACCACCGGCCCTTCCACCGTGTGGGAGATCCGCGACGGCGCCGTCAATGAACTGCTTTTCTCCCCGCAGGACCTGGGCATCAGCCTGGCCACAGTGGAACAGCTTCGCGGCGGCGATGCAGCGGCGAACGCAGGAGTGGTCCGTGACGTGCTTGCCGGCAAGGCGGGCCCTGCCCGGGACGCGGTCCTGGTGAATGCCGCGGCCGGGCTGGTGGCCTTCGACCGTGAAGCAGAGGGCCCGTTCCTGGCCAGGATGCAGCGGGCTTTCGCGCGTGCGGCGCAATCGATCGACTCCGGCGCCGCCGCCGCCGTCCTGGACCGTTGGGTGTCCCTGTCCCGCGCCTAA
- a CDS encoding Lrp/AsnC family transcriptional regulator: MVTAFVLIKTDAARIPETAEEISAIEGISEVYSVTGEWDLIAVARVRRHEDLADVIADRLSKVPAVVHTTTHIAFRAYSQHDLDAAFSLGFEQ; encoded by the coding sequence GTGGTCACCGCATTTGTTCTGATCAAGACTGACGCCGCGCGCATTCCCGAGACGGCGGAGGAAATCTCCGCCATCGAAGGCATCAGTGAGGTCTACTCCGTCACAGGGGAATGGGATCTGATTGCGGTAGCGAGGGTGCGCCGGCACGAGGACCTGGCGGACGTCATCGCCGACCGGCTCTCCAAGGTTCCCGCGGTGGTCCATACGACCACCCACATCGCATTCCGGGCCTACTCGCAGCACGATCTGGACGCTGCCTTTTCCCTGGGTTTCGAACAGTAA
- a CDS encoding DUF3054 domain-containing protein, whose amino-acid sequence MSSLKPKVATTASGRTVLAAAAADVVLILAFAAIGRDAHHREEPILGVLLTAWPFLAGAAAGWILARVWRGPLSVRRAGIPVWLGSLVGGMLLRTLTGQTVVLPFVIVATLALALFLVGYRLMLAGAVRLRRR is encoded by the coding sequence ATGAGTTCCTTGAAACCGAAGGTGGCAACAACAGCTTCTGGAAGGACGGTCCTGGCGGCCGCAGCGGCCGACGTCGTCCTGATTCTCGCGTTCGCCGCGATAGGCCGCGATGCGCACCACCGCGAGGAGCCCATTCTGGGCGTGCTGCTGACCGCCTGGCCCTTCCTCGCCGGCGCAGCTGCAGGCTGGATCCTCGCCCGTGTGTGGCGCGGCCCCTTGTCCGTGCGCCGGGCGGGCATCCCGGTCTGGCTCGGCAGCCTGGTCGGAGGAATGCTCCTGCGGACGCTGACCGGGCAGACGGTTGTCCTGCCTTTTGTCATCGTGGCCACCCTTGCGCTGGCCCTCTTTTTGGTGGGCTACCGGCTGATGCTCGCCGGGGCGGTGCGACTTCGACGCCGGTAG
- a CDS encoding type III polyketide synthase codes for MTVYVRSLETAVPKTKLIQSEARDVFAAQPGLSRLGSRLVNTCFDGAAIETRFTAVQELTNASRSENPQFYDQQTGLLLNPSTKVRNDIFAREATKLFVEASRAALQAAPELDLLDITHLVTVSCTGFFNPGPDYKVVRELGLNPAVQRYHLGFMGCYAAFPALRAAKLFCEADPNAVVLVVCAELCSLHVRTSNDPDTIMGSALFADGAAAAVVTARPGAEETALLRLDHFETVLTPVGEDSMAWNIGDHGFEMVLGNYVPHIINDHIVGALQPLLAREPELSALPYTAIPHWAIHPGGRSILDKVQSRLGLSDRQLVPARDILRNYGNMSSATVLFVLKHILEQPLEDGHAGDERICSMAFGPGLTVETGLFTKLRQAAAGTQRRQGDSAAEDDVMVHQIQAAAEAPVA; via the coding sequence ATGACGGTCTACGTGCGCTCACTTGAAACTGCAGTTCCGAAGACAAAGCTGATCCAGTCCGAAGCCCGTGATGTTTTTGCGGCCCAGCCGGGTTTGTCCCGTTTGGGTTCGCGGCTGGTCAACACCTGTTTTGATGGCGCAGCCATCGAGACGCGCTTTACCGCCGTCCAGGAACTCACCAACGCGTCCCGCTCAGAAAACCCGCAGTTCTACGACCAGCAAACCGGACTGTTGCTCAACCCCAGCACCAAGGTCCGCAACGACATCTTCGCCCGCGAGGCCACCAAGTTGTTCGTGGAGGCTTCCCGCGCTGCCCTGCAGGCCGCCCCGGAACTCGACTTACTTGACATAACTCATCTGGTGACAGTGTCCTGCACGGGCTTCTTCAATCCCGGCCCTGACTACAAGGTGGTCCGCGAACTTGGCCTCAACCCAGCGGTCCAGCGCTACCACCTGGGCTTTATGGGCTGCTACGCGGCCTTTCCCGCGCTCCGCGCCGCGAAGCTGTTCTGCGAGGCAGACCCGAACGCCGTCGTCCTGGTTGTCTGTGCCGAACTGTGCTCCCTCCATGTGCGCACGTCCAACGACCCGGACACCATCATGGGGTCGGCGCTGTTCGCCGATGGTGCCGCCGCCGCCGTCGTGACGGCCCGTCCAGGCGCGGAGGAAACCGCTCTGCTGAGGCTGGACCACTTTGAGACGGTCCTGACGCCGGTCGGTGAGGATTCGATGGCATGGAACATCGGCGATCACGGCTTCGAAATGGTTCTGGGCAACTACGTGCCCCATATCATCAATGACCACATCGTCGGGGCCCTGCAGCCCCTTCTCGCCAGGGAACCGGAACTGTCGGCACTCCCCTACACGGCAATCCCCCACTGGGCCATCCATCCTGGCGGCCGCAGCATCCTGGACAAGGTCCAGTCCCGGCTGGGCCTCAGCGACCGGCAACTGGTCCCTGCACGGGACATCCTGCGAAATTACGGCAACATGAGCAGCGCTACCGTGCTCTTTGTCCTCAAGCACATTCTTGAACAACCCCTCGAGGACGGGCACGCCGGGGACGAGCGCATCTGTTCCATGGCGTTTGGCCCCGGCCTGACCGTGGAAACCGGCCTGTTCACCAAGCTGCGGCAGGCCGCGGCAGGCACCCAACGCCGCCAAGGGGACAGCGCGGCGGAGGATGACGTTATGGTGCACCAAATCCAGGCAGCGGCTGAAGCGCCAGTGGCCTGA
- a CDS encoding class I SAM-dependent methyltransferase gives MGILLRRRATAEIEQMDRPDCDARLLDNTYRQFGVINRVLSGWRRLYARELRTIDPPEARPVTVLDIGSGGGDLAVMLAGWAAGDGKAMHITGIDPDPRAARFAQQRPSTPGVEFREAHSGDLVREGARFDVVISNHVLHHLAPEEFRQLLADSENLATGKALHNDLIRSPAAFALFSVAALPFRESFIRADGLTSIRRSYRPAELAAAAPPGWSVERSPVFHQVLTYRRG, from the coding sequence ATGGGGATCCTGCTGCGCCGGCGCGCCACCGCCGAAATCGAACAGATGGACCGGCCGGACTGCGACGCACGGCTTCTGGACAACACCTACCGGCAGTTTGGCGTTATCAACCGGGTCCTGTCCGGCTGGCGCAGGTTGTATGCCAGGGAGCTGCGGACCATTGACCCTCCGGAGGCACGCCCGGTAACCGTGCTGGACATCGGATCCGGCGGCGGTGACCTCGCCGTCATGCTGGCCGGCTGGGCCGCGGGGGACGGCAAAGCCATGCACATCACGGGCATCGATCCTGACCCCCGCGCTGCACGGTTCGCCCAGCAACGCCCGTCCACGCCCGGCGTCGAATTCCGCGAGGCGCACAGTGGCGACCTTGTCCGGGAAGGTGCACGGTTCGACGTCGTCATCTCCAACCACGTGCTGCACCACCTTGCACCGGAGGAGTTCCGGCAACTGCTGGCGGACTCGGAAAACCTGGCAACCGGAAAGGCACTGCACAATGACCTCATCCGCAGCCCCGCCGCCTTTGCCCTCTTCAGCGTCGCCGCCCTGCCGTTCCGGGAGTCCTTCATCCGCGCGGACGGCCTCACCTCCATCCGGCGGAGCTACCGCCCGGCCGAGTTGGCGGCCGCCGCTCCCCCGGGCTGGTCCGTGGAGCGTTCGCCGGTCTTCCATCAGGTCCTCACCTACCGCCGGGGCTGA